Proteins encoded by one window of Streptomyces clavuligerus:
- a CDS encoding cupin-like domain-containing protein: protein MTIRRSGAGPFGEQLEFPDKPPDPSDAMALRFLDGGLTVRRIPRVGASGIGVLRRAVARRSGPLLCSGLLDSWPARTAWHPTALAERHGERRVTALMDLPDSGVLFPQDQQSYERELTFGEFVERMESAGPSAPCYLAYQRAHEIFNPADCDFSSLLPADGYPTDTRVWIGSAGTRSMLHSDLKDNFFCQLWGEKTVTLLAWRDSRAAYPFPGNLVNSRVDLAAPDVRRFPRLKHAVLRSVRMSPGDLLYIPRGWWHDIRAHSASVSVNHWFGRPLGAAQYLALLGILGPEYWKATVRDFIVYGLLRRTESTRFFFSPPSTGKRLYDALRFGDFSRGNDPSAS from the coding sequence ATGACTATCCGACGATCCGGAGCGGGGCCGTTCGGAGAGCAGTTGGAGTTCCCGGACAAGCCACCGGATCCATCAGATGCGATGGCGCTGCGGTTCCTCGACGGAGGGCTGACGGTTCGCCGGATACCACGGGTGGGAGCTTCCGGCATCGGTGTGCTGCGCCGTGCTGTCGCCCGGCGCTCTGGTCCGCTGCTCTGTTCCGGTCTCCTCGACTCCTGGCCGGCCCGCACTGCGTGGCACCCGACCGCCTTGGCGGAGCGCCACGGCGAGCGGCGGGTGACTGCCTTGATGGATCTCCCCGATAGCGGTGTTCTCTTCCCGCAGGACCAGCAGAGCTACGAGCGGGAGCTGACTTTCGGCGAGTTTGTCGAGCGGATGGAGTCTGCCGGACCCTCCGCGCCCTGTTATCTGGCGTACCAGCGAGCTCACGAGATCTTCAACCCGGCTGACTGCGATTTCTCCTCGCTGCTCCCGGCAGACGGATATCCCACTGATACCCGAGTATGGATCGGCTCCGCCGGGACACGTTCAATGCTGCACTCGGACCTGAAGGACAACTTCTTCTGCCAGCTCTGGGGGGAGAAGACCGTGACTCTGCTCGCTTGGCGGGACAGCAGGGCGGCTTACCCCTTTCCGGGCAACCTGGTGAACAGCCGGGTTGACCTGGCTGCTCCGGATGTGCGGCGCTTTCCGAGACTGAAGCACGCAGTGCTGCGCTCCGTACGGATGAGCCCCGGCGACCTGCTCTACATACCGCGTGGTTGGTGGCACGACATCCGTGCCCACTCCGCGTCGGTCTCGGTCAACCACTGGTTCGGCCGACCGTTGGGCGCTGCTCAGTATCTGGCCTTGCTCGGAATTCTCGGGCCGGAATACTGGAAGGCCACTGTCCGTGATTTCATCGTGTACGGGTTGCTGCGCCGGACGGAGTCGACCCGCTTCTTCTTCAGCCCTCCGTCCACCGGGAAGCGGCTCTATGACGCACTGCGGTTCGGTGACTTCTCGCGCGGGAACGATCCAAGCGCGTCCTAG